The following DNA comes from Notolabrus celidotus isolate fNotCel1 chromosome 12, fNotCel1.pri, whole genome shotgun sequence.
TGATGCTCTGCCAAGCCCTCCCCTTAATGGTAAGAAGTCATACTCAGCTGCGGCCTTTTTTGCTCCCTTTTTCATTGACTGTCAGGGTTTACTTGTGATTTAAAGTTCTGAGGCACTGCTGTCCCTACaccctgtttcctgctctaaCATTCTCTGGCTTCAGCAGTCAGTTTGAGAAGCTCCTGCCAGGCCTGACAAGCAAACAGCTCTCTCCACGGGCGCTCCATTCTTTCCCCCCCAGCTCAGCCCATCACCCAGCCGCGGTATAAACATTCCTTTCTTTGGTCCAGGGAGCCGCTCTGAAAGGGACCCTTTAATTGGAGCTCGATAAAGGGCGCTCAGCGCACACCCTCCTCCCCGTTCAACAGCTCCCCCACTCTTTGCCTTCCCCGTCCATCCCCTCCCCCCAGTGAGGGGGCCCTTCGCTGAGAGGTCCAGTGATAAACAGGACAGAGGGTCAAAGCTAAGACAATCAGAGCCCTCACTAAAGCCTGTCTAATTAAAATAGCTCTGGTTCTGAGGCTCCCTGTGGGCTCTTGGGTAAGGTCTTTGCCCCCCACGCCTCAGCCTCTTCTAAGAGGTCTGGATGGATCCAAGTGCTGCACTGTAAGCCTACTGTCCCTGATTTTAAGGAGACATTAACCCCCTTTACATTGCATGTTTGAGACAGGATTGTCACAGCCCTGTTACACCTTGCTTGTGGCTGGGACCTTAGAGCGTATGCTGGTTGCTTGGAAACTGATCCGTGCTGGCAGTGCCTACAGAAATGACAGAAACACGAAGAAAAAATAGATGTGTGTTCGATTAAAGTTGGACAAACTGATATTGGCAAGTTCAGATGAAActgctttttcatttcaaatggaACATAATTTTTGTTTTGACTAACTTCTTTGTGAAATCATCTTTCCAGACTATGCCGAGCCTGCTGTTGGACAGAAAATCGGGTCGACATTCAGACCTTCCTCAGAAGAGGGCTACACAGCCCCCTTCACCTTCAGCCATTATGACACTCCTGGAAGCCTTCCAGAGTACGCTGAGCCTCTTCCCCCGGAGCCCGAGTACGCCACCCCATTCAGCGAGCAGCCCTCTGAGTCACATGGACCTCTTGTACCAGCACCCAGCGCCGGCACGAGGACAACATCCAGCCGCTCTCAGTATGACTGCCCTTCTCACAGAATGCTGTCCAACGGCTACTGTACTCCCGCTCTTCATGCTAACGGCCCACGCCCTGTCAGTGTGGTCTATGCTGAACCCAAGTCACGTAACTCATCCCTACAGAAGCACACGTATGAAGAGCCTTTGTGAGCAGCTCGGACATTGAGAAAAAGACTCTTCTTAGAGAGATAAATGTGTAAGGACCAGAGGGTGATCTCAGCGGAACACAAAGCCAGACAGTGTTGTCCAGTGTGCTTACACTGACAGAGCTGCACCCCAGGGATGAGCCAAAAGTCTACAAGGCACGGTGGACTACGTGTACAGTACACTGATCTGAGAGCCATATGGatgcaaatattttctttacACAGATATGTTGTTGTACAAAGAAAATCCACGTTCAGTCATGACTCAGAGGAACTGTTTAATAGTGAGATGTTTTATCacaagttgcacttttaaaaaacacttacaGCAATGTATTAATGCAAAAACAAGTCTATTGAATATGTTAATTGTCCTCACAAAACTTTTTATTCATAATGTATCATTTCGGCatgtttaaaagaaacatttataaAGCACTATAAATGGTACAGAGTAACAAAGTGGTTAGAATTGTTGCTGTGATTGTGCAGAACCACTAGGTGGCACTCTAGAGctgttaacattttaaaagtgtatttatttgtcGGCTGGTTCTAACACTTCAGATCATTTTCATCCATTTCTAACAGAATAAACATTGcgttaaattaaaacaaaggcACGACAGGCAAGGTGGAGCTGTGATCCAGATGGAGGACTGAACATTACATGGATTAGCATGGACCACAGTGACCTTGACTAAGACACACCCACCGATTCCATCATGTGGtctatttaattttttaggCTTCTGTGACTTTCTATTATTCCATTGAATGTCCAGTCATTTTTGTTGGAGACATGTTGGTGTTAACCACATACAATTACTAAAAACTTGATTTAGAAATCTGGAAAGATGTTGCTTTTCAAGTTGATTttgagacaaagaagaagaagaatatatGAAAGACGTAAGATTGTACTTTTTCCCCCTAAAACCAGGCCTTTTGTTGCATCTAAAAATGTCACTGAAACACTCCATTACTTCCACAGCTGAATAATGCCCAATAAATCAACTTTGTTAAGAAAATGAATCAAGATTTGGACTGGTGTGTGACTGCAGCAGACAGGTGTTAAAGGTTGTTCTGTGATGGAAACTGGCAGTGATATATTTGTACAAAGTGGCAATTTGTAATTGAAATCAATTCGGAATAGCTTTAAAGAAGTGTGATATCAAGGAGTTAACTCCAGAATATGTTTCTAACACAAGTCTTTTCATTTCTGTTGTCTATTCTTATTTCCACCTTGTTGTATTATACCAAAGTCATGATCTCCCCCTACAATGTTATCACAGACTGTCTCATTTGTGCTGAAATCTTTCCTTtggccctcctcctctccccttaCAGAGGAGTAGTGCATCACAGTCTGGTGTCTGTTCCTGGACGGGGCATCGTTAAAACGCAGTCCACAGTCTTCACATGTGTACACCAGCACCTCATTGTCACTGTCTGGGTCTGATCCTTCTGACGGAGATTTACTCTCATTCCGCACAAGAGAAGCCGAGCCACGACAAGCAGGAGAGGCTGTGGAACTTTGAGTTGTATGTGAGCTGCTATCCAGACTTTTATGGGTATGAAGCCCAATGCTGGCACGAGGAAAAGTCTTTGGACGCCCCAGAGGATAACCTCTACCTGCTGGTCCCTGATACACACTCCCTGGTTCAGGTTCTCCAGTATGTTCAGGGGCGAGTCCGTGGACTGTGCGGTAGTGGAAGCGAATCCCAGAACGGTTTGAGAAGCTCTTCCCACAGAGGTCGCAGACAAAAGGCTTTTCTCCTGTGTGAATCCGAGTGTGGATCTTAAGAGCTCCAGACTGAGTGAAGCATTTCCCACAGTGGCTACAGCGGtagggtttctctcctgtgtgggTCCTCTGATGGGCCCGGACCCCTGCAAGATGGGGGAACCCCCTACCACAAAATCCACATAAATATGGCCTCTCACCTGTGTGAATTCGTCTGTGGATCTTCAGAGCCCCAGACTGGCTGAAACTCTTTCCACAGTCAGCGCAGGAGTAGggccgggctccagtgtgcacATTGAGGTGGATGCGGAGGTTGCTGTGCGAGTTGAAGGTCCTGCCGCACTCTGTGCAGAGGAAGCCGGATGGTTTTTGGGCGTGCTCACAGCGCTGGTGCTGCAGCAACTGTGAAGGTCTGGAAAAGGAAGCCGAGCAGTGCATGCAGGGATGCAGTGACAACATGGTCGATGCTGCCCGGCTCCCTTCCTCTtgttgctttgtgtttgtttgtctgtgctgGTGGTGGCACACCTGAGCACAGGTGGGGAAGGAGTGCTGGCAAGACAAGCAAGGGAAGGGGCTTGAGAACTGAGGGCAGGGTAAACAAGAGGTTAACGGACAGTGGTGGTGGTGAAAATGATGATGAGCGTGAGCGTGAGCGTGGGCGGGGGTGTGAGAAAATGGTGAATCTAAACTGTCATGGTGGCTCAATGCATGGGCGCAAGTTTGGAGGCTGCGATGGCAACACAAGCAGGGAAATAAGGAGAGGTGGGACAAGGAGCCGGCATCAGTTCTGGAAAGAGGTATGTCTGAGGGTACTGCTGAGCTCTGAGTCCCTCTATTCGCCTCCTCCCTGTGTGGGCGGCAGGATGGTCCTGTCTCTAGTTCAGATGTAGTGGTGCTGCTTGGTTCAGTGTCTGCTAAGCTGAGGCTCATTGGAGTGTTGCTGCTGGAGGTCAAaggttgtctgtgttttaaagtCTCAAATAAGTGTGAAGAAGTTGAGTAAGGGCAGCCAGGGCAGGTGCAGGCAAAATACACATCTATGCATTGAAGAGAcatagagaataaaaaaaaaaatttaaaaaaagttaaataacagTCTTGAATCTTCTCAAGAACATGCCTTTAAATTATTTGTGGCTCTTACCTTTTCGAGCTGGCCTggtctcttctttcctctgtgtAGCACCGATCTGGATCTGTTTCCCAGGCTCTGCCTCTGGCTTCTCCTGGGGAGGTTGAGGTTGCAGTGGAGGTCCAAGTGAAGCACCTCTGAACCCTACAGACtcaccactaccaccaccaccaccaccaccatcagcaCCGTCACCGACCACGCCCCATGCTGCGTTCAGCCCATTAGGCTGATTCTTCGTGCTGCTTCCAGATGTGATAAGGTCACCAATGAACTGATGCATCTCCATCCAGGAGCACTGTAGAAAATAATGACGCAGTTATGCAAATTATGAAGCATAGGATAAAAATGATAAAGCACTTAAATGTGTCTCGTCTTGTGCTGAATTAGCGAGTTCCTCTTAATATTGCAAGAGGCAAAGTGTCCCGTCTACTTACAGTGTCgctcctcttttctttgtccATGAATGTAAACAAACGCTACTGCTGCAGCCTGGGCGAGCACTAGAATAAAGGATTTCAATGAGTTTGTTTGTGGTGTTAAGGAGACAGGCAGACAATGAACATGTTCTTAATGACGTTATTACATCTGCACTGTGGCACACTCACGTTCAGCTCTCTCGTCATCTGGTGGAGGTTGTGTTTCCGGGTTTTTTAAATCACGTGACAAGATGACCGTCTTCCTTTCCCGCGTCTTTTTCTTACAACATTACATTCAATGGATGTACGACATATACATGTCAACTTACCAGAACATGATACGAAATATGATGCATTGACTTGAAAAATCTGAAGTGTATGTGAATGACtcataaaaatatatcaaaatacgttttcaaagtaaaagaaaatacaaatggttatattaatttcaatttaggaaaaaatctataaatattacagcaagcaaacaaaaaaatagcatTGTATACATTTTGTGAGCAACATTCATGCTGCGAgatgttatttttcttcttttgaataaaaataatgatactaataataataataataataataatgtattgcatttataggtgcctttcttGACACTTAAGGCCACCTTACatcacagagtttaaataaaaagcaggaataaaatacagtttaaaaagtttaaaaagaatGGACaatggagttgtggtcagatggacaggggcgtgtccagaactttttgactggggtggcccaactgaggtgCTCACGTAGGCAGGGGTGTCCAGTgcattaacaaataaataacatttaccctttgtCTTCACAgcctttcattaaagtattaaacagttgttatattccttttgacttaaaaaaaaccacgacaaagtggcataaatcttatAAGCTTGATTATTTACTGTCTtacaaaatgtgtttcaaagtcacatttgagggcactaataaagaaatctactgtcagccttttaactcatcccaaatgatagattttttaacagaaatgccacctctgacaaggcaaacagccagtcatagtttaggattttggggtggccaattggatttcaaaggATGCCAGTGCCACCcgtctggacacgccactgcagatggagtaagccagtttaaacagatgagttttgtgtttgcatttaaaatgtgggagagATATGGAAAGGCacggttgtgtatggatttgaaggtgaggataagtattttgtagttgatccggtctgtAATAAAAGAGTACCAAGTTTTTGGGGGTAAGAGACAAAACTCTACAATAAATGAATCCAGGGAAAAGCCAATATATTGTTTAACTAACTGtttaaactatttatttttgctgtattgACCAAAAATCAGTTTAGACTTACAGTCAATCTACCAGGTTGGTTTTTAGACCTTACCTTGGTAAAATACTTACATGAACCTTTGGATGATCTTTGAATCTGCAATATCTCTGCAAACAAAGGGAACTGATATCCTTTAAGTGGGATTTTGCACATTCATTCATCACTACATTCTCTACAGAGGAAGACCCACAAGGAGCACACACGAAGGGAGTGTCTTTCCAGATAAACAAAATACAATAGAAATCTGTAGAACAAAAAAGGATACCATATTATCATGATGTAGCATCGAGTGCAAATGTTTATTCACccgtagaaaaataaaaaaacatcaacagactCACAAAATCAACAGGTGATAGAATTGCAAAATATTGATCACCATTATTATTCGCAACTAAACAAGGACTCACTTTTCCTGTCTACAGCAGTCTACCTAAAAATCCAGTGATTCCTTTAACTTAAATACATGTAAATTAACCCAGAGAACACAGAATATGTTTAATGCTGTGAGAGATTCTGTACAATATTGCATGGCTTTTTGACCAAGATTTTGATCGCCAGAAGCATCACCTAAAATACAAACCCAACAAACCCAATCATAAACCAGAGctggaatgtttttatttacttatcttaCTCTTTATAATAAGTCACACAGTTAACAGGTTAGTCTATTCAGTATTTCAAGTAGGAAAAAAACTCAATAACCTGCTTCATCATATCAGGGTTTAGCGGTGGTGGGACAGAGCCAGATACAACAGTAAAGAGTCTATTGTTATGGCTGTCAAACAAAAGCCCCATGCTACAGGTGCAGACAACATTAAGTGTGTCTTTGAAGGATCTTGACATCCTGAAGTAGGAAATGCAATTTATGGACttttatccagattatttttTGACCTCGTTGGAAATGTCATGCTCATTTATTTTACACCAGTGTAAGCATGGCTAGAAACATCAACTTCCATAATCAATCTCGCTCTGACAGCCACCATGAATCAAAAACCATGATCAGAGGGGTGAATTGCACAGCAAGATTCATGGGTTAGATGGGTGAATGAGCCTAAGGCCACATTTTATCATGAAGGTGGATCTCTTTTACAAAGCCATGGTAACTAATCCTTCACACCCAACCATCAGCATGAAGGAGAACGCTATGAGGCTATGTTCAGAGCACAGTAATCaaaaagttatatatatattagaatTATCCAGGATAATCCATCATACGTTTGTCCCATTTTCAAACTGGTCCAGATAAAGGCCGACAGCGAGATAAGCAATCCAGATAATTAGGAAGTTAAGGAACTTCACACTATATACACTTTGTTTACAGGGGCACCAAAATCCACACACTAAGAGTTCCTAATAATTGCTCTAAATTAAATACTCTGTTTGATGCAGATTTTTTGGAACAAAGTTATATCAGCCCTACATAAAAGTTCTGCACAACACAAACTAGAGATTGGATTATCTGATCTagtccattttttttcttttgaactaGTTCTCAAGATTTGACTTATTTAAGCAGCTTCATCGGATACTTTTAATTGCAGTGCAGCCATTTTACTTAAGTCCCTTATGGTAATCTCTTTAGTCAGTATAAAATCTCAGCCCAggaaatgttaacattttcctctgtttgATAGAAACACCTTGGAACagggcagaaaaaaagcaacacaaaacTGAATACATCCTGTTGCCTTCTCTTTCTGTCAAAGCAACCTTACATTCAGTAGACAGCATTAtctcagaaaaatgaaacattgcAATGCATCAGTCAAAATAGTATTGGAATCAGAATAACGATTTAGATGGATTCGTACGGATGAATtagtaactaaaaataaaaccctgGTCCCAGTGTACCTCCACTTGGCCGTGTCTGCACCACACTCATGCATCTTGGCCTCCAGTACCTCACAGCAGTCCCCTTGGTCATAACCACCTATCTTGTAcaatgcagaaaacaaaaaagagctCTTAATGGTCATGTGTGTTGGAAACATAAATATAGTTAGTGATTGATTTACATAATGTAATCTCAGAAACAGGGCTACTGTTTGCCCTCATGTCTTTCTAACCCCTATTGCTGTTTCTTATTATTACCTGAGTAGAGAAGCAGCCCACAATCACTCATGTTTGTGGGGAAGATGAGTCAAAAGTGGAATGAGACCAAGAAGCCTTGTACAGAGAACTTAGGCAAACAAAGAAAATTGATTACCATGTTGTTAAACCCGTTGTTTTGGAATAAGGTGTTATGTTTTGTTGAGAAGGCTGACATAAGACAACCTGGTTATGCCACATGCTTCATAGAGGGTCCCTCAGCTGGCCTCCTTCTTAATGTCCTTGACCAGTCCAGAGGATATAGACAGATCCATCGGGTCAGTTTTGAAGCACTTCACTTCATGGTATGGATCTACATTGCTGTGTTTCAGTTCTTGTCCTGTAGAGTTATAAGCATCTATTGGGATTTTAAGCTCCTCTGGCTCACTTTTAACAGGCTCACTTTTAACAGGAAGGAGAGGAGCGGCATCCCAAGCAGACTTCGATGACTTCATGGACAAATCAAAGGGTAAGTCACAAATTGGATCCTGTTTAATCCCAGTTACCATATCCAGGGGAGCATCCAGAGGCGGTCCGAGGGCAGCACTCACTCCGAGGTGTTCATGTGAAACAAGCGGGAAAGGTACTTGAGACTGGACCTGCATAGCTGGAGCTGCGGGAGTCTGACTTACCACAGAAGGAAGAGCTAGGccatctgtttgtgttgcacaaacaggaagaaagaagacaagatcaCTAGCTGGAGGCAGAGGTCTGTCAAGAGTTATCTTCCATAATCCAGATGATGGATTAACACTGGCAGACATATCCTCTGTCACAGGTGCAGAATTATGAGTCACCTCTGCTGGGTTAATGTTTTTTGGAACAGCAGAAGTTTTGCAGAgttttttatttgctctgaCTTGTTTTGCTTTGAACTCTGGCTTTGTGTTGAGCGATGTTGTCCCGGATGGAGTCCTCTTCGACGCATGAGATTTCTTGGCAGAACTCTAAAAttagaaacaacagaaacatcattgtcactaaagcctggtttatacttctgcgtcgacccTCCACAGCTGTGGTCGACACAGACGTGAGCACTAcctacttctgcgtcgatgtgtccgtatCACGCAGCAATCCTCCGCCGAAACGTttgtgtggtctctctgatagtcgggtcgcCTGTTACCAGCTAtgttctctgtttactttttcgcATCGATTCCGAGCGTTTTATGTTAAtgtacagctgatacatgttgttaATTGTctgaggagattaaatacaagGGAAATGTGCAGCCGATGTACAGGGATCCCGGTAGTGATGTAAATGcagtacgggagctacacggactgACGCACGTAGGCTACGTCAAtgacagtggcggttctagaccaattttattggggggtgggggtggcaGCAGGCTAGGGCCacgggtgttgtcagagggacccattcaaccctgacaaaagagagtTAGGGCAGGTGAAGAGCATGTTGACTTTACCTTTGTAATGACTTAGAACTAGATAACGCTATGCAGACATAATTTAGCATTGTTTTATTAGCTATTAAAAATGCATAGTATTTTCTCAGCTAACAGTGCATATTCAATCAGTTAATTACTACATGGCTAGAGCTGTCACAATAACAGAATTTCAGAAAAATCTAACAATAATAACTCCTGCTTTGATATCACGTCATCAGAGATTTAACTCCTGCACACCCAAAATGAGGGCTTGCAAAGAAGAAGTCATTGAATGTCTCAAAATGAGCTTTCACCATCTAGTGGTGTGTGTATCTTCAGAGTCGGTGCTCTCTGTTTTgtccattttcattttcatacttATTTTGTACTAATCATTGTACAGTGTTGTAAGCTCCCTGCCAGCAGTCTGAAGGTCAGGACTAATAAAAGTCATACATGGACCAGGTGACATTCTCTGGTCcagtctcctctgctctctgtctgtctgaaacaGACATAAATGTAACATGTGCAACTTATGAGACGCTTAAGACTGAACAAAAAGGTAATATTTGCTTACCTGTGTTTGGGGAAAGATAGCAGTGTAATGGCAAATGTAGCACCTTTCTGCACATTTATGCTCATTTACACTAAAGCGATACCAAAGCATATTTTATCGTatgatatttgtttggtgtggaggaggggccacaggggggtccggGTTCAATTTTACaagggcactggcccctgttggcccctccccagaaccaccaCAGGTCGatgatttgatgcagaagtataaatcaggcttaattATTACAAACAGAAgtgaaacatttaaatttaatcaAGATGAAAAGAACTAAAGGCTGAGGGATAGAAGTATCTTGATAGGGGGTCCAGCTTGAGTCAATGTACATTCAATTTACTATGAAAGACATCATTTTCGGTCAATGTGCATGGATCAAACTACCATCACTTAACAGTACATGTGAGAGTTTATGGAAAAGTATTTTTTGAGTTTAAGGTGGATAAAGTGTATGCCCTCtatgaatagaaaaaaaatttaaGGGACCAGAAAGCTGAAGTGGGAGAGTACTTTAATTATCCTAAAAAGAGGATTTAAGTTTTAATAAATAGGTAGCAGTTTGTTTTGAAGAGCAGAGATGTCTGTGGATAATTCAGCCTTGATTAATAAACCCTTGTGAAGTGTTAAAACCGCAGGAGTACAGTGCAATTGCTACCAGGGCCCCACCAAGTTTAATACTGCATGTTTGCCTAATATAAGTTACTCCTGAAGAAAAATGGTTGCTACCAGAACTCAATTTATGGGAGGACAAAAATAAACTGTACATCCCCATGGTGCCCCACACTCACCTTAGGCTGAGGTGTTTGTCCACAGGTTTTCAGGTGACCGTTGTAGTTCTGCTGATGGGGAAAGCCGAGCCCACAGCTTTGACAAAGGCATGGTGACTTTCCGGCATGACCCCCCATGTGGGACATTAGGAGCAAGGCCGACCTGAATCCCTTCCCGCATTCAGCACACTTCAGCACCCTCTGGTGAGCCCCAGCGTGTTTCTTCAGCTCATCCAAAGTGTCAAACATCTGTCCACACTCCAAACATCTGATCTCATCCCCTTTGGGCCCCTGATTGCCCCAGCAGCCAGTGTCCTTTTTGTGCTGCTGGAAGTCTTTCTGACTGAAGAACTCTCTCAGACACGCCACGCAGTGAATGCGTTTAGGTTCACATTTGTGCAGAAGGTAAAGCTTTGGCAGGCGGAAGTGGCAGTGGCATCGCACGCAGGTGTAAGCCGACACACCAAGGTGGGTGAAGCTGTGCTTCAGCAGAGAattctttttgataaagattTTTTTGCACTCTGTGCATCTAAAAACGTTATGGCAGTCGTCCCTCTTGTGTCGCGCAAGGTGTTTAGAAGAGGGGAAAGAGCCCCCACACCTTTCACAGATTTCCTTCTGCAGACATTGATGATTAGTCACGTGATATTGACACGCCTCCAGGGAGGTAAACACACGTTTGCAGTGATCACATTCGTAATATTTATCCTCCCAGTGAGAAATAGCCAAATGGTATTTCAAATCCTCGTGGTATGTGAAGTCCTTACGACAAACACGACACTTGAAGCGCTCCCTTTCAGTCTGAGCGTGCTTGCGCAGATGGTTGCGGTAGTTGATGGTCCGGCGGAAGCGCTTTCCACATTCGGTACAGTAGTACGGGTGGTCTCCAGTGTGCAGGTTCATGTGGTCTTGGAGCATGAGTTTGCAGGGAAGGTGTAGACcgcaaacactgcagctgtagTCCCCTAACTTACTCGAGTCTGTGGAAaggagaatgaaataaaaaagttagtttaatgtttaaatctGATTGGTTAATGATGTTCAAACAGCATGCAGGAAAATCAATGAAATCTataaaattataattattatctgACAGATATCTCACTGTACACTTGATACAACATATTTGAGTTAAACAGGTCAAAGGTTAACAAGCAATGTTAATGTATACAGTTACAGcaattcagcatattcaaaggATGCACAGGGTCAACAATATTAAACTGGATGTTTACGAGCGTGGCGTGAATGAGTCATACCAGGGTTAagttcttcttcatcctcatcctcctcatcaagCGCTTCATCCTCATAAACTACTGAAACATCGCTGTCATCAGAGTCatcctgtttctcttctgttGAACCCCTCTTTTTACtcccatctttttttttggccTGTTGCAGCAGTTCTGGTCTAGAAGTCAAGTGGTTTAATGCGGGCACAGGCAGCTCAAGAGGTATTACGTCTGGTTCAGCTTGAAGACTCTGAGCAGGTATTAACAGGGGGGATGTGGAATTCACTGCTCTTTGTTCAAAGCTTTCATCCTGGTTGACTCCACCTGCTTCTTTCCCATCATCACACTCATGGCCAGTGACCAGGAGCTTTTGTTTGTATGAGGTTGAGCATGTAGTAGTGGGAGGGTGGCTGGGTGAGGATGTGTCATCAGGTGATGTGGAGCGACAAGGTGTTTCTCTGTCCGAGCTGTTCAGCGGATCTAGAGTGGTCGTTGGAAATCCCAGCTCAGTTAGCTGGATATCAATGGTGTATTCAATAGACATGATTTCTGTCTGTGAAGGAATGAAACAGAGAATTTAGCATGTGTGCTAGTGATGTGCAGATCAATACTGAGATATCGATATTTCCGATAtcagatctttatgctctaaaattgattctcaaataaaaaaattgatacttttgatacttcagtcatttgatGCAATGtatacaagcggcaacctccggtctaaaaatatgagtccaatgcggaagtgttagaagctgcagttcattgaggatccgcttgaggctggctccggaagtaccggaagtcacatacacatgaatgaggaaaagacgatctttgcagcattaataaacatgtttacagcctggtacaaaagatgagtgtagtctgaatagctaatttctcgatgtcctctcactgtgaggggggggaatttttttctaattcggtaatttagaagatattgagattactagtcttccaatgagaggcacagctgcctgcaggaacactgcagctgttggctaggaggctcaaagcccgcctctttacgtcacactggctcgacagaagcaatatggctgccgtagccgattggtctcaaaacagctcttcagaaacagatgggtgacgtcacggatcctacgtccatatttttttacagtctatgaatgtatatcattaacaggaacacagtagaaagtaactaaaccattgagatctttTCTAAATGATGCGCGGTTGGTTggaactactagttctagttcttaataattaaacaataatttatttttacttattttcttttttttgtgtgtttaaaacaccattttcacatattttgtatgattcTGTCCTCTGTttagtttttctgttgttgtattagcTCGGCTATATTGTAAATGAGGTTGCTGCCTCGATATACTtatgagtttaaaataaataaataaatagataactcagaaatacactactttttattagatttaccagacacattaggtgtatttcagatccataccatccctgctctgtctgtcacactcagtcacactccatcat
Coding sequences within:
- the si:ch211-79k12.2 gene encoding zinc finger protein 227 — encoded protein: MDKEKRSDTCSWMEMHQFIGDLITSGSSTKNQPNGLNAAWGVVGDGADGGGGGGGSGESVGFRGASLGPPLQPQPPQEKPEAEPGKQIQIGATQRKEETRPARKDVYFACTCPGCPYSTSSHLFETLKHRQPLTSSSNTPMSLSLADTEPSSTTTSELETGPSCRPHREEANRGTQSSAVPSDIPLSRTDAGSLSHLSLFPCLCCHRSLQTCAHALSHHDSLDSPFSHTPAHAHAHAHHHFHHHHCPLTSCLPCPQFSSPFPCLSCQHSFPTCAQVCHHQHRQTNTKQQEEGSRAASTMLSLHPCMHCSASFSRPSQLLQHQRCEHAQKPSGFLCTECGRTFNSHSNLRIHLNVHTGARPYSCADCGKSFSQSGALKIHRRIHTGERPYLCGFCGRGFPHLAGVRAHQRTHTGEKPYRCSHCGKCFTQSGALKIHTRIHTGEKPFVCDLCGKSFSNRSGIRFHYRTVHGLAPEHTGEPEPGSVYQGPAGRGYPLGRPKTFPRASIGLHTHKSLDSSSHTTQSSTASPACRGSASLVRNESKSPSEGSDPDSDNEVLVYTCEDCGLRFNDAPSRNRHQTVMHYSSVRGEEEGQRKDFSTNETVCDNIVGGDHDFGIIQQGGNKNRQQK
- the wu:fe05a04 gene encoding zinc finger protein 623, producing the protein MSIEYTIDIQLTELGFPTTTLDPLNSSDRETPCRSTSPDDTSSPSHPPTTTCSTSYKQKLLVTGHECDDGKEAGGVNQDESFEQRAVNSTSPLLIPAQSLQAEPDVIPLELPVPALNHLTSRPELLQQAKKKDGSKKRGSTEEKQDDSDDSDVSVVYEDEALDEEDEDEEELNPDSSKLGDYSCSVCGLHLPCKLMLQDHMNLHTGDHPYYCTECGKRFRRTINYRNHLRKHAQTERERFKCRVCRKDFTYHEDLKYHLAISHWEDKYYECDHCKRVFTSLEACQYHVTNHQCLQKEICERCGGSFPSSKHLARHKRDDCHNVFRCTECKKIFIKKNSLLKHSFTHLGVSAYTCVRCHCHFRLPKLYLLHKCEPKRIHCVACLREFFSQKDFQQHKKDTGCWGNQGPKGDEIRCLECGQMFDTLDELKKHAGAHQRVLKCAECGKGFRSALLLMSHMGGHAGKSPCLCQSCGLGFPHQQNYNGHLKTCGQTPQPKSSAKKSHASKRTPSGTTSLNTKPEFKAKQVRANKKLCKTSAVPKNINPAEVTHNSAPVTEDMSASVNPSSGLWKITLDRPLPPASDLVFFLPVCATQTDGLALPSVVSQTPAAPAMQVQSQVPFPLVSHEHLGVSAALGPPLDAPLDMVTGIKQDPICDLPFDLSMKSSKSAWDAAPLLPVKSEPVKSEPEELKIPIDAYNSTGQELKHSNVDPYHEVKCFKTDPMDLSISSGLVKDIKKEAS